The following proteins are co-located in the Paludibaculum fermentans genome:
- a CDS encoding DUF1549 domain-containing protein yields MLYSWAVLGLGMCCALSAQTVDFARQVHPVFAEKCLPCHNGARGQGGLSLAMRSDILRGGTSGAAIVPGESAKSLLLQRIDGTKGPRMPMGGAPLSEREIATIRRWVDEGARGEVASAPVAKFSLALKPPAAGGIDTLMDAYYRAHKAAAPGVVPDAVFARRVYLDLWGLLPSPEEQRRFLADTRPDKRARLVEELLANQRNYAENWISFWNDLLHNDEGVIYHGDRASISPWLLKSLEENKPYDEFVRTLLAPAGKDGPAGFVRGVTWRGTVNASQTPAMQAAQNSAQVFLGINLKCNSCHDSFISHWKLREAYALASFFTNEPLEIVKCDMATGKMAETTFLFPELGGIDAKAAVEEKRAAAARMFTSKDNGLFARTIVNRIWRQLFGRGLVEPIDEMEGPAWNPELMEWLAADFVAHGYDMKHLLRTLMLSKAYQSPSVAGGNLRDASYVFQGPWPRRMTAEQFADAIATLTGEWRTRVDNRPTPGQYAREWRFKANSMTRALGRPTRDGAVTERQTDSTTLQALELTNGRVLNDWLSDGAKRLTDQPDPAPASLFDSGTLRSNGKAKVDIDITGRNELHLLVTDVDSYDPSRVKLVWRDAQLIGPGGAAPVPGDVVLGKETLLDLKGKGYTRFQALLTVDPSSNQSDISPAVRGFVFDEAPNPRKLVAATGEPPLPRPKAARTPEGLVGQVYEHALSRQPAPEELRIAAELVAKSGRVDREGLQDLLWTVLLSPEFQFIR; encoded by the coding sequence ATGCTGTACAGCTGGGCTGTTCTGGGACTGGGCATGTGCTGTGCGCTCTCCGCGCAAACCGTCGACTTTGCTCGACAGGTGCACCCTGTTTTTGCGGAGAAGTGCCTGCCTTGCCACAACGGTGCTCGCGGACAGGGCGGCCTGTCGCTGGCCATGCGGTCTGACATCCTGCGCGGCGGAACCAGCGGCGCGGCGATTGTCCCCGGAGAAAGCGCCAAGTCGCTGCTGCTGCAGCGGATCGACGGAACCAAAGGCCCGCGCATGCCCATGGGCGGCGCGCCACTGTCTGAACGCGAGATCGCCACGATCCGCCGCTGGGTGGACGAAGGAGCGCGCGGCGAGGTGGCCTCGGCGCCCGTCGCGAAGTTCTCACTGGCCCTGAAGCCGCCTGCCGCCGGCGGAATCGACACCCTGATGGACGCCTACTACCGCGCCCACAAGGCGGCTGCGCCCGGCGTTGTTCCGGATGCCGTATTCGCCCGCCGCGTCTATCTGGACCTTTGGGGTTTGCTGCCCTCACCCGAAGAGCAGCGCCGCTTCCTGGCCGACACTCGGCCCGATAAGCGCGCCCGGCTGGTGGAGGAACTGCTGGCCAACCAGCGCAACTACGCCGAGAACTGGATCAGCTTCTGGAACGACCTGCTGCACAACGACGAAGGCGTCATCTATCACGGCGACCGCGCCTCCATCTCTCCGTGGCTGCTGAAGTCGCTGGAGGAGAACAAACCCTACGACGAGTTCGTCCGTACGCTGCTCGCACCCGCCGGCAAGGATGGTCCGGCCGGGTTTGTGCGCGGCGTCACCTGGCGCGGGACGGTGAACGCGTCGCAGACTCCGGCCATGCAGGCCGCCCAGAACTCCGCACAGGTGTTCCTGGGGATCAACCTGAAGTGCAATTCCTGCCACGACAGCTTCATCAGCCACTGGAAGTTGCGCGAGGCCTATGCGCTGGCCAGTTTCTTCACCAACGAACCGCTGGAGATCGTGAAGTGCGACATGGCGACGGGCAAGATGGCCGAGACGACCTTCCTGTTCCCGGAACTGGGCGGGATCGACGCCAAAGCGGCCGTGGAAGAGAAGCGGGCGGCCGCGGCGCGCATGTTCACTTCCAAAGACAACGGCCTGTTCGCCCGGACGATCGTCAACCGCATCTGGCGGCAACTGTTCGGCCGCGGACTGGTGGAGCCCATCGATGAGATGGAAGGACCTGCCTGGAATCCAGAACTGATGGAGTGGCTGGCCGCGGATTTCGTCGCGCACGGCTATGACATGAAGCACCTGCTGCGCACGCTGATGCTCTCGAAGGCCTACCAGAGCCCGAGCGTGGCGGGCGGCAACCTGCGCGACGCAAGCTACGTGTTCCAAGGCCCCTGGCCGCGGCGCATGACCGCCGAGCAGTTTGCCGACGCGATCGCTACCCTCACCGGCGAGTGGCGCACCCGCGTGGACAACCGCCCAACGCCGGGCCAGTATGCCAGGGAGTGGCGGTTCAAAGCCAATTCGATGACCCGGGCGCTGGGCCGCCCGACCCGCGACGGCGCGGTGACGGAGCGCCAGACCGATTCCACCACCCTGCAGGCGCTGGAACTGACCAACGGGCGCGTCCTGAACGACTGGCTGAGCGACGGCGCCAAACGGCTGACCGATCAGCCGGATCCGGCCCCGGCGAGCCTGTTCGACAGCGGCACCCTGCGCAGCAACGGCAAGGCCAAGGTGGACATCGACATTACCGGCCGAAACGAGCTGCATCTGCTGGTCACCGACGTCGATTCCTACGATCCGTCCCGTGTGAAGCTGGTTTGGCGGGACGCCCAACTCATCGGACCGGGCGGGGCGGCGCCGGTCCCGGGCGATGTTGTGCTGGGCAAAGAGACGCTGCTGGACCTCAAGGGCAAGGGCTATACGCGGTTCCAGGCCCTGCTGACTGTGGATCCCAGCTCGAATCAATCGGACATCTCGCCCGCCGTCCGCGGGTTCGTTTTCGACGAGGCCCCCAATCCGCGCAAACTGGTGGCGGCCACCGGTGAACCGCCATTGCCCCGCCCCAAGGCCGCCCGGACGCCCGAGGGCCTGGTGGGGCAGGTGTACGAACACGCGCTCAGCCGCCAGCCCGCGCCAGAGGAACTGCGCATCGCCGCCGAGCTCGTCGCCAAAAGCGGCCGGGTGGATCGCGAAGGACTGCAGGACCTGCTCTGGACCGTGCTGCTTTCACCCGAGTTTCAGTTCATCCGTTAG
- a CDS encoding DUF423 domain-containing protein, giving the protein MPWSAIASLLLALAVALGAFGAHGLKDRLDAYSLGIWEKAVFYHFLHALALLIVPLFTKVGSLPEPAANRISLLLVAGILLFSGSLYILALTGVRTLGAVTPLGGVAFIAAWLYLCVALFQAR; this is encoded by the coding sequence ATGCCCTGGTCCGCAATCGCATCCCTTCTGCTCGCCCTGGCCGTCGCGCTGGGCGCCTTTGGAGCCCATGGGCTCAAGGACCGCCTCGACGCCTACAGCCTGGGGATCTGGGAGAAGGCCGTTTTCTACCACTTCCTCCACGCCCTGGCGCTCCTGATCGTGCCGCTGTTCACGAAAGTGGGCTCCCTGCCGGAACCCGCCGCCAACCGGATCAGCCTGCTGCTCGTGGCCGGGATCCTGCTCTTCAGTGGCAGCCTCTATATCCTGGCCCTGACAGGAGTTAGGACCCTCGGTGCGGTGACACCCCTGGGCGGAGTGGCTTTCATCGCTGCCTGGCTCTATCTCTGCGTAGCGCTCTTCCAGGCCCGCTGA
- the yaeI gene encoding phosphodiesterase YaeI, whose protein sequence is MITRRHLLRGALAAIPAGGCYPVLVEPRWLEVTHTKVKVKTPVRQPLKILQLTDLHWSWCVPTSLIEDAIERGLANNPDIVCLTGDFITRENDVDQAAYLQRLRRLALARPTFAVLGNHDSGTVGPLRSGFTSHRFVERLLEDAGIHLLHNRSQSIDIRGQKWCLAGIGDLWSGEAEPENAFQGAGQDMPRVLLAHNPDSKVVVQPYRWDLMICGHTHGGQVMVPFEGPRYAPVRDKRFVAGLRPWDTRQIYVSRGVGNLGGIRWMCRPEVTLLELSQG, encoded by the coding sequence ATGATCACACGAAGACACCTGCTCCGCGGCGCGTTGGCGGCCATTCCGGCGGGTGGCTGCTACCCCGTCCTGGTGGAGCCGCGCTGGCTGGAGGTCACTCACACCAAGGTGAAGGTGAAGACGCCGGTCCGGCAGCCCTTGAAGATTCTGCAACTGACAGACCTGCATTGGTCCTGGTGTGTGCCCACCTCGCTGATTGAGGACGCGATCGAGCGCGGCCTGGCGAACAATCCCGATATCGTCTGCCTGACGGGCGATTTCATTACGCGGGAGAACGACGTCGACCAGGCCGCCTATTTGCAGCGTCTCCGCCGCCTGGCCCTGGCCCGCCCCACGTTTGCGGTGCTTGGCAATCACGACAGCGGAACCGTCGGGCCGCTCAGGTCGGGCTTCACGAGCCATCGTTTCGTGGAGCGGCTGCTGGAGGACGCGGGCATCCATCTGCTCCACAATCGTTCCCAGTCCATCGACATCCGTGGGCAAAAATGGTGTCTCGCCGGCATCGGCGACCTCTGGTCGGGCGAAGCGGAGCCGGAAAACGCATTCCAGGGTGCCGGCCAGGACATGCCGAGGGTCTTGCTGGCGCACAACCCCGACAGCAAGGTGGTGGTGCAGCCCTACCGGTGGGATCTGATGATCTGCGGCCACACGCACGGCGGCCAGGTGATGGTGCCTTTCGAGGGGCCGCGCTACGCGCCTGTCCGCGACAAGCGGTTTGTTGCCGGACTCCGCCCGTGGGACACACGGCAGATCTATGTGTCCCGGGGCGTCGGCAATCTTGGCGGAATTCGCTGGATGTGCCGGCCGGAAGTCACCCTGCTGGAACTCAGCCAGGGTTGA
- a CDS encoding adenylate kinase, producing the protein MTTATEPHIQAPATTRILLLLGPPGCGKGTQAERLAKHFGIPSISTGEMIRAEIRAGSELGRIAAGVTITGGLLSDDLVNKIVRSRLGQEDCKGGFMLDGYPRTVEQAKYLAGLLEELGYPQPTVVHIDVPAEHLIARTCNRRYCPQCSSIYNIQSHPPAEPGKCDNCHIDLQQRADDCEDTVKNRLSAYVRSTAPLIDHYSTSTYYKVEGLGAPDEVFAAIQNHLA; encoded by the coding sequence ATGACTACCGCAACCGAACCCCACATCCAGGCCCCAGCCACCACCCGTATTCTTCTCCTGTTGGGACCGCCCGGATGCGGCAAGGGCACACAGGCGGAGCGTCTCGCGAAGCACTTCGGAATCCCGTCCATTTCCACCGGCGAGATGATCCGGGCCGAGATCCGCGCCGGCTCAGAACTGGGCCGCATCGCCGCGGGCGTGACCATCACGGGCGGCCTGCTCAGCGACGACCTGGTGAACAAGATCGTCCGCTCGCGCCTTGGCCAGGAAGACTGCAAGGGCGGCTTCATGCTGGATGGCTACCCGCGGACCGTGGAACAGGCCAAATACCTCGCTGGCCTGCTGGAAGAACTGGGCTACCCCCAACCGACTGTGGTGCACATCGACGTGCCGGCCGAGCATCTCATTGCCCGCACCTGCAATCGCCGCTACTGCCCGCAGTGCTCCAGCATCTATAACATCCAAAGTCACCCGCCGGCCGAACCGGGCAAGTGTGACAACTGCCATATCGACCTTCAGCAACGTGCCGATGACTGCGAGGATACGGTAAAGAACCGGCTTTCCGCCTACGTGCGGAGCACCGCCCCCTTGATCGATCATTACAGTACCAGTACGTACTACAAAGTCGAGGGTCTGGGCGCCCCGGACGAAGTATTCGCCGCGATTCAGAACCATCTCGCTTAA